Proteins encoded by one window of Arachis hypogaea cultivar Tifrunner chromosome 1, arahy.Tifrunner.gnm2.J5K5, whole genome shotgun sequence:
- the LOC112695379 gene encoding protein TORMOZ EMBRYO DEFECTIVE, translating to MEPLKLKANYRCVPALQQFYAGGAYAVSSDASFIVCASADSINIVDSATSSIRSTLDGDSESVTALTLSPDDKLLFSSSHSRQIRVWDLSTLKCVRSWKGHDGPVMCMACHPSGGLLATGGADRKVLVWDVDGGYCTHYFKGHGGVVSCIMFHPDPEKQLLFSGSDDGGDHATLRVWDVSKTKKKNCIATLDNHRSAVTSLAVSEDGWTLLSAGRDKVVTLWDLHDYSCKKTVITNEAVEAVCVVGSGSPFAASLDLYGKNAKKRAVAQAFYFVTVGERGIVHIWGSEGAVCLFEQKVSDVTASTDEDGLRRGFISAVMLPSDQGLLCVTADQQFLFYSLESTVELLQLNLTKRLVGYNEEVVDMKFVGDDEKFLALATNLEQVRVYDLASMSCSYVLSGHTEIVLCLDTCVSSSGRSLIVTGSKDNSVRLWEAESKSCIGVGVGHMGAVGAVAFSKRKRDFFVSGSSDHTLKVWSMNGLSDDMTMAINLKAKAVVAAHDKDINSVAIAPNDSLVCSGSQDRTACIWRLPDLVSVVVLRGHKRGIWSVEFSPVDQCVVTASGDKTIRIWAISDGSCLKTFEGHTSSVLRALFVTRGTQIVSCGADGLVKLWTVKTNECVATYDNHEDKVWALAVGRKTEMLATGGSDAVVNLWYDSTAADKEEAFRKEEEGVLKGQELQNAISDADYTKAIQLAFELRRPHKLFELFAGICRKRGAEDHIDRALKGLGGEELRVLFNYVREWNTKPKHCYVSQFVLFRAFNIFPPTEIVQIKGIGELLEGLIAYSQRHFVRIDRLVRSTFLLNYILSGMSVIEPENQQTEFTAEIPLQSDNIIDKQHVVEEEDPQKNATVSKKRKKSSKSRHGSIKKVKDVAYKKVETIQLLA from the exons ATGGAACCCCTTAAACTGAAGGCTAACTACCGCTGCGTCCCTGCCCTTCAGCAGTTCTACGCCGGCGGTGCCTATGCCGTCTCCTCCGACGCGTCCTTCATCGTATGCGCCTCTGCCGATTCCATCAACATCGTTGACTCCGCCACCTCCTCCATCCGCTCCACTCTCGACGGCGACTCAGAGTCCGTCACTGCCCTCACACTCAGCCCCGACGACAAGCTCCTCTTCTCTTCCAGCCACAGCCGCCAAATCAGGGTTTGGGATCTCTCCACACTCAAATGCGTCCGCTCCTGGAAG GGTCATGATGGTCCTGTTATGTGCATGGCGTGTCACCCTTCTGGAGGGTTGCTCGCTACCGGTGGAGCTGATAGGAAGGTGCTTGTTTGGGATGTGGATGGTGGATACTGCACTCATTACTTCAAAGGTCATGGTGGAGTTGTTTCTTGTATTATGTTCCATCCTGATCCTGAAAAACAGCTT CTTTTTTCTGGCAGTGATGATGGTGGCGATCATGCAACTTTGAGAGTTTGGGATGTTtccaagacaaagaaaaagaactgCATTGCAACACTAGATAATCATCGCTCAGCTGTGACTTCCTTGGCAGTATCTGAAGATGGATGGACGTTGCTTAGTGCTGGAAGAGATAAG GTTGTAACATTGTGGGACCTTCATGATTATAGCTGCAAGAAGACTGTCATCACAAATGAGGCAGTTGAAGCTGTTTGCGTGGTTGGATCTGGGAGTCCGTTCGCTGCATCTCTGGACTTATATGGGAAAAATGCAAAAAAACGAGCTGTTGCTCAAGCATTCTATTTTGTTACGGTTGGTGAAAGAGGCATTGTGCACATATGGGGTTCTGAAGG TGCAGTTTGCTTGTTTGAGCAAAAGGTTTCCGATGTTACAGCCAGTACAGATGAAGATGGCTTGCGAAGAGGTTTTATTTCTGCTGTTATGCTTCCCTCAGATCAAGGGCTGCTTTGTGTGACTGCAGATCAACAGTTTTTATTTTACTCTCTGGAGAGCACTGTAGAGTTGTTGCAATTAAATCTAACCAAAAGATTGGTAGGATATAATGAAGAGGTTGTGGATATGAAGTTTGTAGGGGATGATGAAAAGTTCCTTGCTCTTGCTACTAATCTTGAGCAG GTTCGGGTTTATGACCTTGCATCTATGTCATGTTCCTATGTCTTATCTGGTCATACTGAAATTGTTCTATGCCTTGACACCTGTGTATCAAGTTCTGGTAGATCACTGATTGTGACTGGAAGTAAAGACAACAGT GTTAGATTGTGGGAAGCAGAAAGTAAAAGCTGCATTGGAGTTGGCGTAGGTCACATGGGAGCTGTTGGAGCTGTTGCTTTTTCAAAAAGAAAACGGGACTTCTTCGTTAGTGGTAGTAG TGATCATACTCTTAAAGTGTGGAGCATGAATGGTCTTTCAGATGATATGACAATggcaattaatttaaaagcaaaaGCTGTTGTTGCTGCACATGATAAAGACATCAATTCTGTAGCTATTGCTCCAAACGATAGTTTAGTATGTAGTGGTTCTCAG GATCGTACAGCTTGTATTTGGAGACTTCCGGATCTTGTATCTGTAGTTGTTCTTAGAGGGCATAAGAGGGGAATTTGGTCTGTCGAATTTTCTCCTGTTGATCAGTGTGTTGTAACAGCATCTGGGGATAAGACAATAAGGATATGGGCTATATCCGATGGCTCATGTCTGAAGACATTTGAAGGACACACTTCAAGTGTGTTACGAGCATTGTTTGTTACTCGAGGAACACAAATTGTGTCCTGCG GGGCTGATGGTTTGGTAAAGCTATGgactgtaaagactaatgaaTGTGTTGCGACTTATGATAATCATGAAGACAAG GTATGGGCCTTGGCTGTAGGTAGGAAGACGGAAATGCTTGCAACTGGTGGCAGTGATGCTGTTGTCAATCTATGGTATGATTCCACTGCAGCAGACAAAGAAGAAGCTTTCCGCAAAGAG GAAGAGGGGGTTTTGAAAGGTCAAGAGCTACAGAATGCTATCTCTGATGCTGACTATACTAAAGCTATCCAACTTGCATTTGAGCTGCGAAGACCCCATAAGCTTTTTGAGTTATTTGCAGGCATTTGCAG GAAGAGAGGGGCTGAAGATCATATAGACAGAGCACTAAAGGGCTTGGGTGGTGAAGAGCTTCGtgtattatttaattatgttCGAGAATGGAATACAAAACCAAAGCACTGTTATGTTTCACAGTTTGTGCTTTTCAGAGCTTTCAACATCTTTCCTCCAACAGAAATAGTTCAG ATTAAAGGGATTGGTGAACTTCTTGAAGGTCTTATCGCGTATAGCCAGAGGCACTTTGTCCGGATTGACAGACTTGTAAGAAGCACATTTTTGTTAAACTACATTCTATCAGGAATGTCAGTTATCGAACCAGAGAATCAACAAACAGAATTTACGGCAGAGATTCCTTTGCAGTCTGACAACATTATAGATAAACAGCACGTTGTTGAGGAGGAAGATCCTCAAAAAAATGCTACTGtttcaaagaaaaggaaaaaatcaagcaaatcaagacaCGGTTCCATTAAGAAAGTGAAGGACGTAGCTTACAAGAAGGTTGAAACTATACAGTTACTGGCATAG